Proteins encoded together in one Flavobacterium keumense window:
- a CDS encoding spermidine synthase yields the protein MIQRLLSYFLPITIYKTQSNWNKSIEITWTNGELVIDSENTNYSYGSLQRILKHGLKKIGFSQIREMNKILVLGVAGGSVIKTLIDEIQYKGIVTGIEIDAKIIEVANSYFKLNQIPNLTLLNTDAFEFVLQAKEKYDLIIVDIFQDTKMPAFLFENFFTERLCALLQKKGFILFNTMVLTKNDTARNEKYCSEFYQPNFKIKRIPKVEIHNELILIENII from the coding sequence ATGATACAACGATTATTAAGTTATTTTCTGCCCATAACTATTTATAAAACACAATCTAATTGGAATAAATCTATCGAAATTACTTGGACAAATGGAGAATTAGTAATTGATTCCGAAAATACTAACTATTCATACGGTAGTTTACAACGTATTTTAAAACATGGATTAAAAAAAATTGGATTTAGCCAGATTAGAGAAATGAACAAAATATTAGTCTTAGGAGTTGCGGGAGGAAGTGTCATTAAGACTTTAATTGATGAAATTCAATATAAGGGAATCGTTACTGGAATTGAAATTGATGCTAAAATTATTGAAGTAGCTAATTCTTACTTCAAACTTAATCAAATTCCCAATCTGACTTTACTGAATACTGATGCTTTTGAATTTGTTTTACAAGCCAAAGAAAAATACGATTTAATTATTGTTGATATTTTTCAGGATACTAAAATGCCTGCTTTTTTGTTTGAGAATTTTTTCACAGAAAGACTTTGTGCTTTACTTCAAAAGAAAGGATTTATACTATTTAATACGATGGTTTTAACAAAAAATGATACAGCCAGAAATGAAAAATACTGTTCTGAATTTTACCAACCTAATTTTAAAATAAAACGAATCCCTAAAGTTGAAATT